The sequence TCAGACGGTCAGCGCGGTGCGCGACGACCGCGGCCAGATCCTGCACTACGTCTCGCTGTTCTACGACATCACCGATGTCAAGAAGCAGGAAAAACTGTTGCAGCACCGCGCCCTGCACGACGTGCTCACCGGGCTGCCCAACCGCGCCCTGCTCGCCGAGCGCCTGCGCCAGGCGATGACGGAGAGCGTACGCGCCGGCACGACGCTGGCGGTGGCCTACCTGGATCTCGACGGCTTCAAGGAAATCAACGACGCCCAGGGCCACGAGACCGGCGACCGCGTGCTGGTCGAGCTGGCGCAGCGCTTCCTGGGCGGCCTGCGCGCCGGCGACATGCTCGCACGGCTCGGCGGTGACGAGTTCGTCGCGGTCATGCCCGAGCTCGATGGCCAGAACCAGAGCCTGCCCCTGCTCGACCGGCTGGTCGAGGTGGTGTCGCGTCCGGTGGAGATCGGCGAGCTGCAGCTGCGGGTGTCGGCGAGCATCGGCGTCACCTTCTACCCGCAGGCGGATACGACGCTGGAACCGGACCAGCTGGTGCGCCAGGCCGACCAGGCCATGTACAAGGCCAAGCAATCCGGCAAGGGCCGCTACCACCTGTTCGACGCCGAGCAAGATCGCGTGTTGCGCAGCCGTTTCGACGTGATCGAACAGGTGCGCCGCGCGCTCGAGCGCGACGAGTTCCGTCTGTACTACCAGCCCAAGGTCAACCTTCGCAGCGGCGAAGTGCTCGGCGTCGAGGCGTTGTTGCGCTGGACGGTGCCGGGCGGCGAACCGCGGCTGCCGGACGAGTTTCTACCGCAACTCGAGGGCCATGCGCTGGAGCTCGCGCTCGGCCAATGCGTGCTGGAGATGGCCGCGGCCCAGGCGCTGTCCTGGCGCCGACAGGGACTGCACCTGCCGGTCAGCGTCAACGTCAGCGCCGCGCAGCTCGACCAGCCGCAGTTCGCCGCCGGCCTGTCGGCGCTGCTGGCGCGCCATCCGGGGCTGCAGCCCGAGGACCTGGAACTGGAAGTACTGGAGACCAGCGCGCTCGCCGACCTCGATCGCACCGCCGCGCTGATCTACGACTGCCACCGCATCGGCGTGCACTTCGCGCTCGATGATTTTGGCACCGGCTATTCCTCGCTGTCCTACCTGAAGCGCCTGCCGGTGCGCCAGCTCAAGATCGACCGCAGCTTCGTCGGCGACCTGCTCGACGACGCCGACAACCTGGCCATCCTCGACAGCGTGCAGGGCCTGGCGCGCGCCTTCGCGCGCGAGGTGATTGCCGAGGGCGTGGAATCGCTGGAGCAGGGCGAGATCCTGCTGCGCATGGGTTGCGAAATGGCCCAGGGCTATGCCATCGCGCGGCCGATGCCGCCCGAGGCGATCGCGGACTGGATCGCCACCTGGCGCCCGGACCCGCGCTGGCAACGCTGCGCGCCGATCCGGCGCGAGGCGATCCCGACCCTGGCGCTGCTGATCGGGCACCGCGCCTGGCTGCGCTCGCTGCAGGCGAGCGTGCATGGTGCGGTTGCAGTCTCGTCCCAGGTCGAGGCGCGCCACGCCCGCTGCGGGCAATGGCTGGGCGCGCAGCCCGACGAGCGCGAGACCCATCCCGAACTGCAGCGCGCGATCGAACTGCATCGCGACATCCACCGCCAGGGCGACGCGTGGCTCGCCCGCGCCCGCCGCGGCGAGGCCGGCGCGCCCTCAGGTCTGGCCGCGATCGAGCAACAAAGCGAAGCCCTCGCCCACACCCTCGAAGCCCTGCTCGACCACCCCGCACCCTAACCCCGCGGGGTGGCGCGGTAGGCGTCGAGGTCGGCGGGGGTGTCGGACTTCGCGTTGTCGATGTTCGGCGCAGGCGCCGTCAGGCAGCTCGATGGCGGGTTTGCTTGGTTGGGACACCTCTCTGGGCACGCGGCCCTTTTTCGCCTTCGCCTTGACGCCAGGCTCCGTCGAAGAGACACTGCGACGGCAGGCAAGCGCAAGACCTGTAGAGGTCGTTGGCAACAGCGGCAGCCCGCACGGGTGGGATCCTCGAACTTGGGGCCTGCACTACTCAAGACCCTCGGTCAGCTCACGCAGCCGGGGGTCTTTCGTTTCCAGTGCGGCGATGTCGCCGGGCCAGAACTTCAGTCCGTAGCCGACCAGCTTGTTGTGCTGGTGCCGGTAGGCCACCCGCATCATTTCATTCAGGTAGCGAGGCTCGGTGTCGCCGAACTGGTTGGGGTTGACGGCGGCGAAGGCGCCGGAGGCCACGGCATCCGCCACCTGCAGACCGGCCATCTGCGAGTGTTGCACGGCACGCACCCTGGTCGGATCGACTGCGGACCAATCGATATTGACTCCCGCGTGGGGCTTGTCGCGCAACCTGACCAGGTAGTCCCGCAAGTCCTCGTAAGACATCTGGCCGCGATTTGAGAAGATGATCTCGGCAAAGCCGTCGCCTCGATCCCTGAGACGGTGGTCGCGGCATAGCCAGGAAACGCGCTCAAGCAGCAGGCGGCTGGCATACCGATACAGCTGATGCTTCTGCGCCTGGAAGGTTTCCGGATCGAGGATGGACGGCTTGTGGATCAATACACTGACCGTCCGCATTCGACCTTTCCCGATCTCCCGCGCGTAGGCCACCTTCTGCGCGTGCTGCAGCTTGACGAAGTGAAGCTGCTGACGCCAAGGCCGGCCCAATAAAGCGCGCACGGCGTCCATGAGCTTCACCACCTCGGAATCATGCTCGGACCGAGTGACAACGGCGGACAGCACCAGCCACCGGGAGGAGCCCTCGCCCTTGTCCCTGAACACGAAGCCCTCATCGCCGGACTCGTCTACGTAGACGCGAAAGCTCGGCGCGCCCACGCCTGGTACTTCACGAAGCCCGCCAACGGGGCGGCGAACCAGCTTGATAGCTGCCGCTCGAACCAGCGCGTATGCGGTGCGGGAACCGTGTGGGGCGAGCGAGGGAAGTCGGGGTGCAGCGCCATGGTGATGAGGGGATTCCAGAAGCTCTGCGGTCTAGGTTACCGCGTACGGCTGGGCTGGCAGCGCGCTGTCCAAGGTCACGTCTCCGTGGCAGGGCATGGACTTTCGCGCCGACGTAGCCGCAAGCCCTGCTCGACCACCCCGTACCCTAACCCCGCGAGGTGGCGCGGTAGGCGTGGAGGTCGGTGGGGGTGTCGATGTCGATGGCGGCTTCGGGTAGCGGTAGTTGCGTAGTCGTGTCGGATTCGCGCAGCAGCAGCGGTTTCGCGCCGCGGTCGCCGTGCAGGGTGGCGAGTTCGGCGAACAGGCGGCGCGGGAAGATGGCGGGTACGCCGGGGCTGCCGCGGTAGTGTGCGCAGACGACGCGTTCGGGCGCACCTTGCCAGCGTGCGAGCAACGGCTGCAACGAGGCTGCGGTGAGCGCGACCTGGTCGGCGAGCAGCACCAGCGCGCCATCGATGTGCGTCGGCAAGCGCGCGGACGCCGGCGGCAAGGCTGCTGCCGAGGCCCTCCGCCCAAGCCGCATGGTCGATGGCGTGCACGTCGGCGGGCAGTGCCACACGCAAACGCTCGCGCTCGCAACCCAGCACCACGAAGGCCGCGCCTGGCGTCAGTGCTGCGGCCAGCTGGATCGCGTGTCGCAACATCGGCTCGCCCTCCACCTCCGCCAGCAACTTCGCCCCGCCAAAGCGCGAACCGGCGCCGGCCGCAAGGACCAGGGTGGCGAGGTGGGTGCTCACGACGCGGCCTCCAGAGCCCGTAGATAATCGGCCGGATTCATCACCACCACGCGCGCGCAGCGGTCAGCGGGATAGTCGGCGGAATTGCCGGTGACCAGCACTGCGCCCGCCCGTTCGGCCAGCGCCAGGAACACCGCGTCGTCCGGATCGGGCAGCGCCAATGGCCATGCCAAAGGATCCTGAAGCTGCAGGCTGTCCTGGATCAGCACCTCGACCCAGATGGGTGGAAAGCCATAGCGATGGAACTTCGGGCGCGCGAGCACGCGGCGATATTCCGCGGTGACTGCCGGGCAAGTCGCCAGTTGCAGCTGGCCTTCGAGCACCCAATCCATGACCAGTCGCGCCGGCGGCCCTGCGGCACGGATGCCGGCCGAGACGATCACGTTGGTATCGAACACCGCCAGGCGCACG comes from Lysobacterales bacterium and encodes:
- a CDS encoding EAL domain-containing protein, whose protein sequence is MRIEALVEAVENSAGLVQHPALLDAVLESMDEHAIVAVTDRGGRILYANRKFCELSQYERHELVGQDHRILASGHHPRSFFRQMWTTIGRGRTWRGTFCNRAKDGSRYWVQSTIVPIAGEDGRPMLYVALRTDVSDLKAAERSAQESEASFRSLFDSVQETVYVQADDGSFLAVNAGAERMYGLPREWFVGKTPLDVAAPGRNDLAALGAIHTRALTGEPQCFEFWGRRGDGSEFPKEVHLTRGVWFGRPVIFALAQDISARKRDEASLRLAASVFAHANEAILVTNRDGVVLEVNEAFCRITGYAREEVLGKRSTVLRSDRQGREYFALVQQTLDQTGTWTGEIWGRRRDGRVFPVRQTVSAVRDDRGQILHYVSLFYDITDVKKQEKLLQHRALHDVLTGLPNRALLAERLRQAMTESVRAGTTLAVAYLDLDGFKEINDAQGHETGDRVLVELAQRFLGGLRAGDMLARLGGDEFVAVMPELDGQNQSLPLLDRLVEVVSRPVEIGELQLRVSASIGVTFYPQADTTLEPDQLVRQADQAMYKAKQSGKGRYHLFDAEQDRVLRSRFDVIEQVRRALERDEFRLYYQPKVNLRSGEVLGVEALLRWTVPGGEPRLPDEFLPQLEGHALELALGQCVLEMAAAQALSWRRQGLHLPVSVNVSAAQLDQPQFAAGLSALLARHPGLQPEDLELEVLETSALADLDRTAALIYDCHRIGVHFALDDFGTGYSSLSYLKRLPVRQLKIDRSFVGDLLDDADNLAILDSVQGLARAFAREVIAEGVESLEQGEILLRMGCEMAQGYAIARPMPPEAIADWIATWRPDPRWQRCAPIRREAIPTLALLIGHRAWLRSLQASVHGAVAVSSQVEARHARCGQWLGAQPDERETHPELQRAIELHRDIHRQGDAWLARARRGEAGAPSGLAAIEQQSEALAHTLEALLDHPAP
- a CDS encoding DUF3800 domain-containing protein, whose protein sequence is MGAPSFRVYVDESGDEGFVFRDKGEGSSRWLVLSAVVTRSEHDSEVVKLMDAVRALLGRPWRQQLHFVKLQHAQKVAYAREIGKGRMRTVSVLIHKPSILDPETFQAQKHQLYRYASRLLLERVSWLCRDHRLRDRGDGFAEIIFSNRGQMSYEDLRDYLVRLRDKPHAGVNIDWSAVDPTRVRAVQHSQMAGLQVADAVASGAFAAVNPNQFGDTEPRYLNEMMRVAYRHQHNKLVGYGLKFWPGDIAALETKDPRLRELTEGLE
- a CDS encoding NTP transferase domain-containing protein; the encoded protein is MPTHIDGALVLLADQVALTAASLQPLLARWQGAPERVVCAHYRGSPGVPAIFPRRLFAELATLHGDRGAKPLLLRESDTTTQLPLPEAAIDIDTPTDLHAYRATSRG
- a CDS encoding PIN domain-containing protein, producing MRLAVFDTNVIVSAGIRAAGPPARLVMDWVLEGQLQLATCPAVTAEYRRVLARPKFHRYGFPPIWVEVLIQDSLQLQDPLAWPLALPDPDDAVFLALAERAGAVLVTGNSADYPADRCARVVVMNPADYLRALEAAS